The Sulfurospirillum halorespirans DSM 13726 genome has a window encoding:
- the clpA gene encoding ATP-dependent Clp protease ATP-binding subunit ClpA, translating to MVNQELNFVFNDAIAFVRKHRYEYITVDHLFFALLSNEHVAELLINCGLSITLLQRSMEKYFVANPQVVPTEESYEPLETVALSRVIETMMLHVKSAGKSEASVYDLLIALMDEGNAFCVSLLLQQGVDKLLIVEEVTALSAPQNKELSLGEQKESALAKYTLDLIALAKQKQIDPLIGRADEVKRVMQVLCRRKKNNPLLVGEPGVGKTAIVEGLAEKISEGAVPEILKETPVYALDMGALLSGTKYRGDFEKRLKEILNELEAKKGAILFIDEIHTIVGAGATSGGSMDLSNLLKPALASGKIRCIGATTYGEFRNFFDKDKALSRRFAKIDVLEPSLEDAFLILKGLKGSYEQHHGVKYPTEVIRASVELAKKYISDKFLPDSAIDLIDEVGASFHLAKKRKKVVELSDIEAVLAKIANIPTRSVNKDEGAVMQHLETHLKAKIFGQDAAIESLTKAIKRSRAGLGHPTSPIGSFLFAGPTGVGKTEVAKQLAYELGVHFERYDMSEYMEKHTVSRLIGAPPGYVGYDEGGQLSEAIKKHPYTVLLLDEIEKAHPDMLNILLQIFDSATLTDNNGTKIDFRNVIIIMTSNLGTKEAPTMGFTKSESSRTDHAIKEFFSPEFRNRLDEVIHFAPLSETVMINVVEKLLGELTEQLKDKNVVIEATMAAKKYLATEGYSKEMGARVMRRVIQEQIKTPLSEEVLFGKLKNGGVCKIDYKSKKLVFSYSGGN from the coding sequence ATGGTGAACCAAGAACTCAATTTCGTTTTCAACGATGCCATCGCATTTGTAAGAAAACATCGCTACGAATACATTACCGTCGATCATCTCTTTTTTGCGCTCTTAAGCAATGAACATGTGGCAGAGCTTCTCATTAACTGCGGACTCAGCATTACCCTCTTGCAACGCTCAATGGAGAAGTACTTTGTCGCCAATCCTCAAGTCGTGCCTACCGAAGAGAGTTATGAGCCTTTGGAAACGGTAGCCCTTTCGCGTGTGATTGAGACGATGATGTTACATGTAAAGAGTGCGGGAAAGTCAGAAGCGAGTGTGTATGACCTTTTAATCGCACTGATGGATGAGGGCAATGCCTTTTGTGTTTCGCTTTTACTGCAACAAGGTGTTGATAAACTTTTGATCGTTGAAGAGGTGACAGCGCTCAGTGCACCTCAAAATAAAGAGCTAAGTTTGGGCGAGCAAAAAGAGAGTGCGTTGGCAAAATACACGCTCGATTTGATTGCGCTTGCGAAGCAAAAACAGATCGATCCTCTCATTGGCAGAGCCGATGAAGTGAAGCGCGTCATGCAAGTGTTGTGTCGCAGAAAGAAGAACAATCCTCTGCTTGTGGGCGAACCGGGTGTCGGTAAAACCGCCATTGTTGAAGGGTTGGCTGAAAAGATCAGCGAAGGGGCTGTGCCTGAAATCTTAAAAGAGACTCCCGTTTATGCCCTCGATATGGGAGCACTTCTCTCAGGAACCAAATACCGAGGCGATTTTGAGAAACGTCTTAAAGAGATTCTGAACGAACTCGAAGCCAAAAAAGGGGCTATTTTATTTATCGATGAGATTCATACCATCGTGGGAGCTGGTGCCACGAGTGGTGGTTCAATGGATCTTTCCAACCTGCTTAAACCAGCCCTTGCTTCGGGAAAAATTCGCTGCATTGGTGCTACAACCTATGGAGAGTTTCGCAATTTCTTCGATAAAGACAAAGCGCTCAGCCGTCGTTTTGCCAAGATTGATGTTTTAGAACCAAGCCTTGAAGACGCCTTTTTGATCCTCAAAGGGCTTAAAGGCAGTTACGAGCAACACCATGGTGTGAAGTACCCAACTGAGGTGATTCGAGCTTCGGTGGAACTAGCCAAAAAATACATCAGTGATAAATTTTTACCCGATTCTGCGATTGATCTGATCGATGAAGTGGGCGCTTCGTTTCACTTGGCTAAAAAACGTAAAAAAGTGGTGGAGCTCAGTGACATCGAAGCCGTACTTGCTAAGATTGCCAATATCCCAACGCGCAGTGTGAACAAAGACGAGGGTGCCGTGATGCAACACTTAGAAACGCATCTTAAGGCTAAGATTTTTGGGCAAGATGCTGCGATTGAGTCTCTTACCAAAGCGATTAAACGCTCCCGTGCGGGTCTTGGGCATCCAACTTCACCGATTGGCTCTTTCTTGTTTGCAGGTCCTACAGGTGTGGGCAAAACAGAAGTGGCAAAACAGCTTGCATATGAACTGGGCGTGCATTTTGAACGTTACGATATGAGTGAATATATGGAGAAGCACACGGTGAGTCGTCTGATCGGCGCACCTCCGGGATATGTAGGGTATGATGAGGGTGGACAGCTCAGCGAAGCGATCAAAAAACACCCTTATACCGTGTTACTCTTAGATGAGATCGAAAAAGCGCATCCCGATATGCTGAATATTTTGCTTCAGATTTTTGACAGTGCGACCTTGACCGACAACAATGGAACCAAGATCGATTTTCGCAATGTTATTATCATTATGACCTCCAATCTTGGAACGAAAGAAGCCCCAACGATGGGCTTTACGAAGAGTGAGAGTTCACGAACGGATCATGCGATTAAGGAGTTTTTCTCACCAGAGTTTAGAAACCGCTTGGATGAGGTGATTCATTTTGCGCCGCTCTCTGAGACGGTGATGATCAACGTGGTTGAGAAGCTTTTGGGTGAACTCACCGAACAGCTTAAAGATAAAAATGTGGTGATCGAAGCTACAATGGCGGCTAAAAAATACCTTGCAACGGAGGGTTACAGCAAAGAGATGGGTGCTCGCGTCATGCGTCGTGTGATTCAAGAGCAGATTAAAACACCTCTTTCTGAAGAGGTTCTTTTTGGAAAGCTTAAAAATGGTGGTGTGTGCAAGATCGATTATAAGTCTAAAAAATTGGTCTTTAGTTACAGCGGTGGAAACTAA
- a CDS encoding ATP-dependent Clp protease adaptor ClpS, producing MHHFNGDFQNETMDAIELKEPRMYKVLLLNDDYSSMEFVIKVLMQIFHHSFEKANEIMFNVHEQGKGLCGVYVYEIAETKVAHVRKMAKEEQFPLRAIMEAE from the coding sequence ATGCACCATTTTAATGGAGATTTTCAAAACGAGACAATGGATGCGATCGAGCTCAAAGAGCCACGCATGTACAAAGTTCTGCTACTCAATGACGATTATAGTAGCATGGAGTTTGTCATTAAAGTGCTGATGCAAATTTTCCATCATAGTTTTGAAAAGGCAAACGAAATCATGTTTAATGTTCACGAGCAAGGCAAAGGGCTTTGTGGAGTGTATGTGTATGAGATCGCTGAGACTAAAGTGGCGCATGTACGTAAAATGGCAAAAGAGGAACAATTTCCCCTTCGTGCCATTATGGAAGCAGAGTGA
- a CDS encoding thioredoxin — protein MKKFIRLIMITISLLFLGCGSETSSAPVVKETYKDGDKVELKSVSGAKLTLLRKNGGFVIEDDEAKVVLIDIFGTFCVPCQEEAPSLMDFQLQNSDDVMLLGLNFFEEVSDEYVVENFAARYNAYYFITNSPKNKKLVETIVQDIQYKGTLQVPFKVLLKAGKYQNVTDVYGTNPENKFYIGKVDLDIIQKDIDKITAQ, from the coding sequence ATGAAAAAGTTTATCCGTTTAATCATGATTACAATTTCTCTTTTATTCCTCGGATGCGGCTCAGAAACTTCGAGTGCGCCTGTGGTGAAAGAGACCTATAAAGATGGTGACAAAGTAGAGCTTAAAAGTGTTTCAGGTGCGAAGTTGACTTTGCTTCGTAAAAATGGTGGTTTTGTGATCGAAGATGATGAAGCTAAAGTCGTTCTTATCGACATCTTTGGCACTTTTTGTGTCCCGTGTCAAGAAGAGGCTCCCTCTTTGATGGACTTTCAGCTTCAAAATAGCGATGATGTCATGCTTCTTGGTTTGAACTTTTTTGAAGAGGTCAGCGATGAGTATGTTGTTGAGAATTTTGCGGCTAGGTACAATGCGTACTATTTCATCACCAATTCACCAAAGAACAAAAAATTGGTGGAGACAATCGTTCAAGACATTCAGTACAAAGGAACCCTTCAAGTACCGTTTAAAGTGCTACTTAAAGCGGGGAAATATCAAAACGTGACCGATGTTTATGGTACGAATCCAGAGAATAAATTTTATATCGGTAAAGTGGATTTGGATATTATTCAAAAAGACATCGATAAAATTACAGCACAATAG
- the smpB gene encoding SsrA-binding protein SmpB gives MGEPVARNKKAFHDYEILERLEAGIVLQGSEVKAIRQSRVNLKDSFVKIIKGEAFLLNAHISHLSTANLNYAPNERAPRKLLLHMKQLRKWDMKVAKDGLTIVPLSIYFNGKNLAKVEIALARGKNEHDKRESLKEKDAQREAKTAIKNYAYKE, from the coding sequence ATGGGTGAACCTGTTGCACGCAATAAAAAAGCGTTTCATGATTATGAAATTTTAGAGAGACTTGAAGCGGGTATTGTGCTTCAAGGCAGTGAAGTGAAGGCGATTCGCCAAAGTAGGGTGAATCTGAAAGATTCGTTTGTGAAGATCATCAAAGGGGAAGCGTTTTTGCTCAATGCGCACATTTCGCATCTCTCAACGGCGAATTTAAACTATGCGCCCAATGAAAGAGCGCCAAGGAAATTGCTTTTACACATGAAGCAGTTGCGTAAATGGGATATGAAAGTTGCCAAAGATGGACTCACCATCGTGCCACTTTCGATCTATTTCAATGGCAAAAATCTTGCAAAAGTTGAGATTGCCTTAGCGCGTGGTAAGAATGAGCACGATAAGCGGGAGAGCCTCAAAGAGAAAGATGCCCAAAGAGAAGCTAAAACAGCGATCAAAAATTACGCTTACAAAGAGTAG
- a CDS encoding 4-(cytidine 5'-diphospho)-2-C-methyl-D-erythritol kinase → MDYQAHAKVNIFLKIVGKRGHYHELISRFMLVPSVYDTLSFVPKKSGELFELRGDFNCALEHNTLYRTFKVLQSHGFTKEVEQVMRHFALHVKKNIPTGSGLGGGSSDSATFLKMLNEHAGLGLDTEAMMRLGSEVGADVPFFASGYTSANVSGIGEIVEHYDEPALNLEVFTPPLACNTALVYKTYREYFLQSMDQAVALNMVALKSSELLAHFKKEELNDLFPACLKAYPELSVYAKEGWFFSGSGSSFFRLSNKADVKNG, encoded by the coding sequence ATGGATTATCAAGCACATGCAAAGGTCAATATCTTTCTCAAAATTGTTGGCAAGCGTGGTCATTACCACGAATTGATCTCACGCTTTATGCTCGTTCCCTCTGTGTACGATACGCTCTCCTTTGTTCCTAAAAAGAGCGGTGAACTGTTTGAGTTACGAGGCGATTTTAACTGCGCGCTGGAGCACAATACGCTTTATCGTACGTTTAAGGTGCTCCAATCGCACGGATTTACCAAAGAAGTTGAGCAGGTGATGCGTCATTTTGCTTTACATGTAAAGAAAAATATCCCCACAGGCTCGGGTCTTGGTGGCGGCAGTAGCGACAGTGCAACGTTTTTAAAAATGCTCAATGAGCATGCGGGTTTGGGGCTAGATACTGAAGCGATGATGCGTCTTGGAAGCGAAGTGGGTGCGGACGTTCCTTTTTTTGCCTCAGGGTATACGAGTGCCAATGTGAGCGGCATCGGTGAAATCGTTGAACACTATGACGAGCCTGCTTTAAATCTTGAAGTGTTTACACCACCCCTTGCGTGCAATACCGCGCTCGTGTATAAAACCTATAGGGAATATTTCTTGCAATCCATGGATCAAGCCGTTGCTTTGAATATGGTTGCACTGAAAAGTTCTGAATTGTTGGCTCACTTTAAGAAAGAGGAGCTTAACGATCTTTTCCCTGCATGCTTAAAAGCGTACCCCGAACTGAGCGTTTATGCGAAAGAGGGATGGTTTTTTAGCGGGAGTGGAAGCAGTTTTTTTAGATTATCAAACAAGGCAGATGTGAAAAATGGGTGA
- the csrA gene encoding carbon storage regulator CsrA produces the protein MLILTRKIGEGVVLNENITVRVIEISKGVVKLGFDAPKNMLILREELEQAIKETNIEASKNSNHDALLSLSEKLK, from the coding sequence ATGTTAATACTCACACGAAAAATCGGAGAGGGTGTTGTTTTAAATGAAAATATTACGGTTCGGGTTATTGAAATTTCCAAAGGGGTGGTCAAATTAGGGTTTGATGCGCCAAAAAACATGCTGATCCTTCGTGAAGAGTTGGAGCAGGCGATTAAAGAAACGAACATTGAAGCCAGTAAAAATAGCAATCATGATGCCCTCTTATCTTTGAGTGAGAAGCTGAAATAA
- the truB gene encoding tRNA pseudouridine(55) synthase TruB yields the protein MVSNHFLSRIKRRYNVKKAGFSGTLDPFAQGVLIIAFGQFTKLFRFLKKAPKTYRATLWLGATSPTLDIEKVEHVEQMMAFHPDSVAFVLQSMVGEKTYLPPKYSAKKIDGQRAYDLARADKAFELKAITSTIYDCHLVHYIHPFLTFEMTISEGGYVRSMGALIAEKLGFPGALSALERLNEGDFVYDNEKELNPLDYLDLPLNAYLSDPSDILLGRKLVRENFEKNEEGIYQIIIADMLSVVEISANGVEYLLNSLSLKA from the coding sequence ATGGTTTCCAACCATTTTTTAAGTCGTATTAAAAGACGTTATAATGTCAAAAAAGCGGGATTCTCAGGCACACTTGACCCTTTTGCGCAAGGCGTTCTTATCATCGCTTTTGGACAGTTTACAAAATTGTTCCGTTTTTTGAAAAAAGCGCCAAAAACGTACAGAGCTACCCTCTGGCTGGGAGCAACAAGTCCGACATTGGACATTGAAAAAGTCGAACATGTGGAGCAGATGATGGCATTTCATCCTGATTCTGTTGCGTTTGTATTGCAGAGCATGGTGGGTGAAAAAACCTATCTGCCTCCAAAATATTCTGCTAAAAAGATTGATGGACAGCGTGCGTATGATTTGGCGCGCGCGGATAAAGCATTTGAGCTCAAAGCGATCACCAGTACCATTTATGACTGCCATTTGGTGCACTACATTCACCCTTTTTTAACCTTTGAAATGACGATTTCAGAGGGCGGATATGTGCGAAGCATGGGCGCTTTGATCGCTGAAAAACTGGGGTTTCCGGGTGCACTCAGTGCACTGGAGCGTCTCAATGAAGGTGATTTTGTTTATGACAATGAAAAAGAGCTCAACCCTTTAGACTATCTGGATTTGCCTCTGAATGCTTACCTTAGCGATCCTTCGGATATTTTACTGGGTCGAAAGTTGGTGCGTGAAAATTTTGAAAAAAATGAAGAGGGCATTTACCAAATCATTATCGCAGATATGCTCAGCGTTGTGGAAATCAGCGCAAATGGAGTAGAATATCTCCTAAATTCACTATCGCTAAAGGCGTAA
- a CDS encoding ATP-dependent helicase, translating to MQDLAMLNESQQDAVKCVDGPVLILAGAGSGKTKTITSRLAYLLSLGIPPANTLTLTFTNKAASEMRERAMAMIEEHSYPPLLCTFHKFGLLFLKFHIEKIGRKNSFVVIDTDDKKRILKSFSTSTELSTGMIASEISRYKTSLIDPKVAWEKAEQKSYQVIAKLYEQYEDYLQSNNLVDFDDLLVLPYKILEGDDALCEEVSKRYQYIMVDEYQDTNELQYKLLRKLCFTHNNLCVVGDDDQSIYGWRGANIKNILEFHESFDNVKIVKLEKNYRSTTQILKAANDLIEHNRGRIGKVLESTKGDGKAIDVIDSHDENQEAHTIAKRIRKLIESGVNPHEIAVLYRINALSRSLEEGLNKEKIPYNMVGGVKFYERAEVKDVISYLRVIANPHDDFSIKRIINRPKRGLGKVTIERIIKSAYDNHQSIYEYITCNEAAIEKEATKKASLALKEFVQNIAHMQSIQENSTYDMIDAIEESFAIKAYYTNQPDSLDRLSNIDEFYGLFRDYVKQNPQMGVDDFLNELALQSDQDQIDSENISIMSIHASKGLEFEYLFVIGLEEGFFPLIGDGSDIEEERRLGYVAITRAKKELTLSFSGSRFYKGRRTELTKSRFLKEAGVCEGSLILEKTTSFKKGDLVKHKIFGIGRITEVSKVGREFKLQINFSGTKRDILASFVEKI from the coding sequence ATGCAAGATTTAGCGATGTTAAACGAATCACAACAAGATGCAGTCAAATGCGTCGATGGTCCTGTCCTTATCTTAGCAGGTGCAGGCAGTGGTAAAACCAAGACGATTACGTCACGCTTGGCGTACCTGCTCTCTTTAGGAATTCCTCCTGCGAACACCTTAACGCTCACCTTTACCAACAAAGCCGCAAGTGAGATGAGAGAACGTGCGATGGCGATGATCGAAGAGCACAGCTATCCGCCACTCTTGTGTACCTTTCATAAATTTGGTCTGCTTTTTTTAAAGTTTCATATTGAAAAAATAGGGCGAAAAAACAGCTTTGTGGTCATCGATACGGACGATAAAAAGCGCATCTTAAAAAGTTTTAGCACGAGTACTGAACTTTCAACGGGCATGATCGCCAGTGAGATTTCACGCTATAAAACATCTCTAATCGACCCAAAAGTGGCATGGGAAAAGGCGGAGCAGAAGAGCTACCAAGTGATTGCCAAGCTTTACGAGCAGTATGAAGACTACTTACAATCCAATAATTTGGTTGATTTTGATGACCTTTTAGTCCTCCCCTATAAAATTTTAGAAGGCGATGACGCTTTGTGCGAAGAGGTGAGCAAGCGCTACCAGTACATTATGGTTGATGAGTACCAAGATACGAATGAACTGCAATACAAACTGCTTCGCAAGCTCTGTTTCACGCACAATAATCTCTGTGTTGTGGGTGATGATGATCAGAGCATTTACGGTTGGCGTGGGGCGAATATCAAAAATATTTTAGAGTTTCACGAGTCGTTTGACAATGTTAAAATCGTTAAGTTAGAGAAAAATTACCGATCCACAACCCAAATTCTTAAAGCAGCAAACGATCTTATCGAGCATAACCGTGGACGCATTGGCAAAGTACTTGAGAGTACGAAGGGTGATGGCAAAGCGATTGATGTGATCGATTCACACGACGAAAATCAAGAAGCGCATACGATTGCAAAGCGGATTCGAAAGCTCATTGAAAGTGGTGTCAACCCTCATGAAATCGCTGTTTTATACCGTATCAACGCGCTCAGCCGTTCATTAGAAGAGGGGCTCAATAAAGAGAAAATTCCTTACAATATGGTCGGTGGTGTGAAGTTTTACGAGCGTGCTGAGGTCAAAGATGTCATCAGTTACCTGCGCGTCATTGCCAATCCTCATGATGATTTTTCGATCAAACGCATTATCAATCGTCCCAAACGTGGGCTTGGAAAAGTGACGATTGAGCGCATCATCAAATCAGCCTACGATAACCATCAATCGATTTATGAGTACATTACATGTAACGAAGCTGCGATTGAAAAAGAGGCGACGAAAAAGGCCTCTTTGGCGCTGAAAGAGTTTGTGCAAAACATCGCACACATGCAGAGCATTCAAGAAAATTCAACGTACGATATGATCGATGCCATTGAAGAATCTTTTGCGATCAAAGCTTACTACACCAATCAGCCTGACTCGTTGGATCGCCTCTCTAACATCGATGAATTTTACGGACTTTTCCGCGATTATGTGAAGCAAAACCCTCAAATGGGCGTGGATGATTTTTTAAATGAGCTTGCGTTGCAGAGCGATCAAGATCAGATCGATAGTGAAAACATCTCCATTATGAGCATTCATGCGAGCAAAGGTTTGGAGTTTGAATACCTCTTTGTCATTGGTTTGGAAGAGGGCTTTTTCCCTCTCATAGGGGACGGCAGTGACATTGAAGAAGAACGTCGTCTTGGGTATGTGGCGATTACACGTGCTAAAAAAGAGCTGACACTCAGTTTTTCAGGCAGTCGTTTTTACAAAGGGCGAAGAACGGAGCTTACCAAAAGCCGTTTTCTCAAAGAAGCAGGCGTGTGCGAGGGAAGTTTGATTTTAGAAAAAACCACCTCGTTTAAAAAAGGCGATCTGGTCAAGCACAAGATCTTTGGCATTGGACGTATAACGGAAGTGAGCAAAGTAGGGCGTGAGTTTAAATTGCAGATCAATTTTAGCGGTACCAAACGGGATATCTTAGCCTCCTTTGTGGAGAAGATTTAG
- a CDS encoding LysR family transcriptional regulator, translated as MLKDFSKVETFLTVVREKSFSKASKKLGISQPAVTQQIKLLEEYLDIQIVDRKKNGIKLTTAGEELYKVALKLEKHLLAAEREMLRLVNKEVIFVLGASPVIGNYILPDFLNDIQEAIKNNVMLKVEDALDITEKLIDRKVDLALIEAPIFQEGIIYREWLEDELVITSRSPLPKLVKKEDLLSYNWICREEESNTRKIIHETFEKMDIDCKSFKVKSIVTSSTAVKHTLMKANIEETPTVSILSKHIVADEVEQGLLFTTKMKGLKLTRMLYLCYIKDRKHDALIDSVINYIMNKHDIKA; from the coding sequence ATGCTTAAAGATTTCTCCAAAGTAGAAACCTTTTTAACCGTTGTGCGCGAAAAGAGCTTCTCCAAAGCCTCTAAAAAACTGGGCATTAGCCAGCCTGCTGTCACACAACAGATCAAACTCTTAGAAGAATACCTCGATATTCAAATCGTCGATCGTAAAAAAAATGGTATTAAACTCACGACCGCAGGCGAAGAGCTTTACAAAGTAGCCCTCAAGCTTGAAAAACACCTCTTAGCAGCTGAGCGTGAAATGCTTCGCTTGGTCAATAAAGAGGTTATTTTTGTCCTTGGTGCCTCGCCTGTGATTGGCAATTACATCTTGCCTGATTTTCTCAATGACATCCAAGAGGCGATCAAAAACAATGTGATGCTTAAAGTGGAAGATGCGCTGGATATTACGGAAAAACTGATCGATCGAAAAGTCGATTTGGCGTTGATTGAAGCGCCTATTTTTCAAGAAGGGATTATTTACCGCGAATGGTTGGAAGATGAACTCGTCATCACCTCTCGATCCCCTCTGCCAAAGCTCGTTAAAAAAGAGGATCTGCTCTCGTACAACTGGATTTGCCGTGAAGAAGAGTCCAATACGCGCAAAATCATTCATGAAACGTTTGAAAAGATGGATATTGATTGTAAAAGTTTTAAAGTCAAAAGCATTGTCACAAGCTCAACCGCAGTCAAACACACCCTGATGAAAGCGAATATTGAAGAGACCCCAACTGTTTCGATTCTCTCAAAACATATTGTGGCGGATGAAGTGGAACAAGGTCTTTTATTTACAACAAAAATGAAAGGGCTGAAGCTTACACGCATGCTCTATCTTTGCTACATCAAAGACCGCAAACATGATGCACTCATTGACAGTGTCATCAACTACATTATGAACAAACACGATATTAAAGCCTAA